TAAAAATCTGGGTATTAATACTCAGAAATTGATTAAAGGTTCAAAACTGATTGAGTTGCCAGGATTAGGTCATATGCCCCAGTTTGAAGACTATGATGTTTTCATAAAAGCATTTCATCAGGCTCTTGAGCAATAATAAACATAAAACCTGGCTTAAATCTCTAGCATTTTTGTGTATTCGCTGCACTTATTATGGCTAAAAATGGTTCCATGATTGTATGGTTTAAACCGATTATGGCAAATTACTGCGGCGTTATACCTTTTAAAGGATTAAAACATGTCTTTGCTGCTAACTGTTTTAGCAACCACACTGCTTGCTGGTTTGGCTATGCCATTAGGCGCTTTAATTGCCCATTTTGAGAACGTGAGCAGTGAGTGGCTCGAACAGGAATTTAGGCACAGTGTCATGGCTTTTGGCGGCGGTGCTTTATTGTCAGCGGTTGCTTTGGTTTTGGTGCCAGAGGGAATAGCGAGTCTTAAGCCATTACCTGCTTGTATGTGGCTTATGGCTGGTGGACTGAGTTTTATGGCCCTTGATATTTACCTTAACAAAATAGATACCCCAGCCTCTCAACTAGCAGCCATGCTGGCAGATTTTATTCCAGAATCAATCGCTCTGGGTGCTGCATTTGCGACAGGAAGTAACAACGCGTTCATATTGGCAGCGTTAATCGCGTTACAAAATGTGCCAGAAGGATTTAGTGCCTACCGTGAATTAAATGCATCTTCTGCGTATAAACCCCAAAAAATAATCATCATGTTTTGTTTAATGGCAATGCTGGGTCCCATAGCTGCAATGTGTGGTTATTTGTGGTTATCAGAGTCACCAGAAATTATTGCGGCAGTGATGCTTTTCGCATCTGGCGGTATTCTCTACTCCATATTCCAAGATTTGGCTCCTCAGGTAAAACTTGAAAAACGTTGGGCACCGCCAATGGGAGCTGTATTTGGTTTTGGTCTTGGTATGTTGGGATTAATGTTAACCACGTCATGATCTCTGTGCTACATAGTCGTGCTAAATAACTCTGCAAGCATCAACGTAATGAACTGGGAATAAAAACAAATGGATTACATCAATTTATCTTATCTGCATTTAGTCACTGTAGTGCCGGCATTTTTCATTGGCACTTATTTACTTATTGTTAGAAAAGGTACGCCTAAACACAAAGCATTAGGCAAAATTTATATGGTGTTGATGTTGTTCACTGCCATCGTGTCACTGTTTATGCCTGCTCAACTCGGAAGTCGCTTTTTGAATCACTTTGGCTATATTCATTTGTTAAGTCTTCTAACGCTTTACGCTGTTCCTGCTGGCTATTTTTATATTAAAAAAGGCAATGTTCGGGGACACAAACGAAGCATGAATATATTGTATTGTGGTGGTCTCATTGTCGCGGGCACCTTTGCTTTTATGCCTGGTAGATTATTGAATGATTGGATTTTTAGCTAATCAGTTGATTGATTGCAATACGCTTTTACACATTATTATCCATGATGAGTCTAACGATGAAAGTGGATGACATGGTTAAACATAAACGGGTGGACTCATGAAATACCAGTTTGGCTCAGGCACGGTATCAAATATTTTGGCGGTATTAGCGCAAATTCCAGAGTTTGAAAAAGCAATGTCTGTGGACCTTATCGAAAACCGATTAGCAGGCAAAAACTATCTGATTTTAGTGGCAGAATTAGATAACAAGCCAGTGGGGTTTAAAGTGGGCTATACGTTATCTGATGGTCAGTTTTACAGCTGGTTAGGCGGTGTAGTTCCTGAGCATCGCAACATGAAAGTTGCTTCTCAGCTGCGACTTATTCAAGAGTCTTGGGCGATTGATAATGGCTTTAAATCTATTAGTGTTAAATCGATGAATCAATTTCCTGCCATGTTACAGATGCTTATAGCGAGTGGTTATCAAATCTGCGGTTATGAGGATAATGGGTCAATAACCGACAGTAAGATAGAATTTATTAAATTTTTACAAACACCGTAAAATAAATAACCCCGCGTAAAGCTCGAGCCTTCCTTATGTTGCCTGTTATCGCGACTTACTATTAGTAAATGAACAGATAAACGCCCTATGAAAGCTCTAGAAGCTATGAGAGATTACCGCGATTCACTCAATGGTATGACTTGTGTGTATGATGATAATAAATACTGCAGGGTTTGACGTGGCTCAGGTAGAATGCCGGCACTTAGCTTTTTCATTTTTAGGCGTATTGTAGATGCAAATCAATCGTGTACTTCTGACCGCAGTTGGTAGTGTTTTACTGGCTATGGTGACCATTCAATCCGGCGCTTCTTTAGCAAAGCAACTTTTTCCCTTGGTTGGGCCTGAAGGTACTACTGCATTACGTTTAGGTTTTGCGGCTGCCGTACTTTGGTTGGTGTTTCGTCCATGGAGAGCATTACCCCAAGGCCGTGATTGGCGGAGTATTATTATTTATGGCCTGTGTTTAGGCGGGATGAATATCCTGTTTTACTTAGCCATTGAACGGATCCCGCTTGGGATTGCGGTTGCGCTTGAGTTTACCGGCCCTTTGGCAGTGGCTTTATTTAGCTCTAAGCGAAAAAGTGATTTGTTTTGGGTTGCTTGCGCCATAGCAGGGATTTTACTGTTGATGCCAGATTTATCTAGTACGCAAGGACTTGATCTTGTTGGTGCATTAATGGCATTAGGTGCAGGCGCATGTTGGGCTGGTTATATCTTATTTGGTACTCGTACAGGCAAGCAAGCATCTGGCGGTATTACTGTGGCACTAGGTATGACCGTAGCTGCCATCGTGCTTGTGCCTGTTGGCGTTGTAAGCCAAGGCTTAGCGTTAATTAGCTGGGAAGTCTTGCCGCTTGGTTTATTGGTAGGGGTGTTATCTAGCGCCTTACCTTATTCTTTGGAAATGATCGCTCTTAGAAATATGCCAACACAGGCCTTTAGCGTGCTAATGAGTTTAGAACCTGCCATTGCCGCATTAGCAGGTTTTGTTATTTTAAGTGAGCAATTAACCGTGCTTCAGTGGTCTGCCATTGGTTTAGTGATTATCGCTTCGGTAGGGAGTAGTTTTACCCCTAAAAAAGCCATTGAAATGGGCGTGTAAGACTGAGCCGTCGTTTCGTTTTAACTTCTATTTATGTAATGGTCAAGTATTTCTGGAGAGATTTTAAGCCGCTTTTTTTAACTCATTATATTTTTGATGTGGCGTCTTATAATCTATTGCTGAATGTCTGCGTTTGTAATTGTAGAACTGGATATATTGCTCAACCACACTGACTACAGAACTGTGATTGATAAAGGCTAAATGGTTCAATCTTTCAGTCTTTAAACTCCTAAAGAATCGTTCCATCACGGCATTATCCCAACAATTTCCTCTACGACTCATACTTTGTTTAATGCTTAAGTGCTTTAGCTTTTCTCTGAACACGTTAGCAGAGTACTGGCAACCCTGGTCTGAGTGAAACATCAACTCCTGTGTATTTGGCCTCTGACGTTGTATCGCGTTATTTAATGCCGCTGTCGCTAACGCGGTATTGGGTTGGCTTGATAAGGCATACCCAACGATTTCTTTCGTTCCTAAATCAAGTACACAGGCTAAATAACTCCATCCTTGATGTGATTTTATGTAGGTAATGTCACCCACCCAATGAGTGTTATAAGTCGTAGGGTTAAACTGCCGTTTAAGCAAATTGGGTGCGTAAACATGTTCGTCACCAGTGTTAGGATAGTAATGCTTTTTCTTTGGCCTAATCGCTTTTAATCCCAAATTTTTCATTACTGTAGCAATGGCGTAAACCCCGACTTTACACTCTAAATCTAATAAGTCGGCCTGTATTCGACGTTTGCCATACGTCGCATTTGAATCAGAGAAGGCTTGCTCT
The nucleotide sequence above comes from Shewanella sp. Arc9-LZ. Encoded proteins:
- a CDS encoding ZIP family metal transporter produces the protein MSLLLTVLATTLLAGLAMPLGALIAHFENVSSEWLEQEFRHSVMAFGGGALLSAVALVLVPEGIASLKPLPACMWLMAGGLSFMALDIYLNKIDTPASQLAAMLADFIPESIALGAAFATGSNNAFILAALIALQNVPEGFSAYRELNASSAYKPQKIIIMFCLMAMLGPIAAMCGYLWLSESPEIIAAVMLFASGGILYSIFQDLAPQVKLEKRWAPPMGAVFGFGLGMLGLMLTTS
- a CDS encoding DUF2306 domain-containing protein, whose product is MDYINLSYLHLVTVVPAFFIGTYLLIVRKGTPKHKALGKIYMVLMLFTAIVSLFMPAQLGSRFLNHFGYIHLLSLLTLYAVPAGYFYIKKGNVRGHKRSMNILYCGGLIVAGTFAFMPGRLLNDWIFS
- a CDS encoding GNAT family N-acetyltransferase; the protein is MKYQFGSGTVSNILAVLAQIPEFEKAMSVDLIENRLAGKNYLILVAELDNKPVGFKVGYTLSDGQFYSWLGGVVPEHRNMKVASQLRLIQESWAIDNGFKSISVKSMNQFPAMLQMLIASGYQICGYEDNGSITDSKIEFIKFLQTP
- a CDS encoding DMT family transporter; the protein is MQINRVLLTAVGSVLLAMVTIQSGASLAKQLFPLVGPEGTTALRLGFAAAVLWLVFRPWRALPQGRDWRSIIIYGLCLGGMNILFYLAIERIPLGIAVALEFTGPLAVALFSSKRKSDLFWVACAIAGILLLMPDLSSTQGLDLVGALMALGAGACWAGYILFGTRTGKQASGGITVALGMTVAAIVLVPVGVVSQGLALISWEVLPLGLLVGVLSSALPYSLEMIALRNMPTQAFSVLMSLEPAIAALAGFVILSEQLTVLQWSAIGLVIIASVGSSFTPKKAIEMGV
- a CDS encoding IS3 family transposase (programmed frameshift), which encodes MIRKTKITVSPLQKLEYAKLMVEQGYTNKQIEDMSGAGKSAVSRWKVQYQAELAGKTPENTKALTEDQRRIQLLEAQLKQAMRDNDNLKKGCSFLHSRQSKLKMMREVKKANPGFRMSELCRVFEISCSSFYYKPIPQSVEKQTLIQFVEQAFSDSNATYGKRRIQADLLDLECKVGVYAIATVMKNLGLKAIRPKKKHYYPNTGDEHVYAPNLLKRQFNPTTYNTHWVGDITYIKSHQGWSYLACVLDLGTKEIVGYALSSQPNTALATAALNNAIQRQRPNTQELMFHSDQGCQYSANVFREKLKHLSIKQSMSRRGNCWDNAVMERFFRSLKTERLNHLAFINHSSVVSVVEQYIQFYNYKRRHSAIDYKTPHQKYNELKKAA